GCGCGTCGCGGTCGTCGGGCTTGAGGCGCAGGCGGTCTTTCAGTTCTGGTATTCTAGTATCGTAATAACCGGTGTTGAAGTACGCGACTTCGAGGTTGCGCTGCGCGACCTCCATCTTCTGATCGAGCTCCAGCGCCTTCATGAACGCCGCGACGGCCTCGGCGTACAGGCCCTTGTTGTAATAGAGCACGCCGAGGTTGTTGTGCGCCCCCGCGTCCGACGGATCGATCCGCCGGGCGAACGACCGAAGAACTTCGCGATCGCGTTCGGAGGTCAGCACCATGATCAAGCGACGCGGACAGCCTTGAGAATGGCCTGCAGCGAGGCGGGATCGGGAAGCAACAGGAAGAATCCGCGCAGCTTCTCGTCGGTGTCGTTCATGTAGAACTCGCTCTCGACGCAGAACACGTAGTCCCGGTCGGAACCGAACTGCAAGTAGGTCGTCGTCAGCACCGCGTTCGACATGTCCACCGCCAGCGCCGGCGGCGACGGCAGGAGCATCATCCCCATGAAATCGCTGAGCGCGTTCATGTACGCGGAGCTCAGGATGTTGCCGGCTTCCTTGATCGCCGACTGATCCATCTCCGAAAACTCGTCGCTGTCCGGATCGACGACCGGGCGGCGCATCAACATGCCCGCCAGCCGCCGCGCCGTGCGCCGCGGAAAGACGAGCAGCGTGCGGCCCGTGAGATCCCCGAGCATGTGCATCAACACCGCCGCCACGGGCTCGTCGGGCGCCGCGACTTCCGGCCCGACATCCTCGAGCGGCGACACGTTGATCGTCGGCACGCTGATCATGATCGTTTCACCGACCATTTGCGACAACGCCGTCGCCGCATGACCAGCGCCGATGTTCGCGACCTCGCGCAGCGCGTCGAGCTGAATGGCCTTCAGACTCCGCAGATCGTCCATGAGTTCCTCAAAGAGGAGTAACCACACCACGCACACGCATCACAGCAGACTGCTCACATCGACGATCAACGACGGCGTGCCGTCGCCGAGCAGCGTGGCACCGCCGAAGAACGTCGGCCCATCGTGCACGGCATCGTACTGCTTCACCACGATCTCTTCCTGGCCCGTCAGCTCGTCGATCACGAGCCCCGCCCGACGATCGCCGACGTCGATCACCACGACCTGTTCGAGATCGATGTCGCTGCGCGGCTCATACGCCGGCAAATCGACGAGCGAACGCAAACGAAGCAGCGGCAGCACTTCGTCGCGCGCCAGCAGCACCTCACGCCCCTTCACCGTTCGCACCACATCGGCTGTGAGCTCGATCGTCTCGTTCACGTGCACGAGTGGAATGGCGTACGTCTCGTCGGCGACGCGCGCCAGCAACGCGCGCACGATCGCGAGCGTGAGCGGCAGACGCAGGAGCATCGTCGTGCCTTGTCCCTGCACCGACCGAATGTCCATGGCACCGCCGAGCGACCGAACGCGCGTGTACACCGCATCCACGCCGACGCCGCGACCGGAGAGATCCGTGACCTTCTCCGCCGTCGAAAACCCCGGCCGCGCGATGAGTCGCAGCAGCTCGTCGGGGCTCAGATCCGTCTTGTGCTCGTCGACCAGCCCATCGCGCTTCGCGCGCGCCAGGACCTTGTCGCGGTCGATGCCTTTGCCGTCGTCGCTCACCTTGATCACGACCGCCGAGCGATCGCGGACGGCGCTGAGCGTCAGTCGGCCCACAGGCGATTT
Above is a window of Gemmatimonadaceae bacterium DNA encoding:
- a CDS encoding chemotaxis protein CheC produces the protein MDDLRSLKAIQLDALREVANIGAGHAATALSQMVGETIMISVPTINVSPLEDVGPEVAAPDEPVAAVLMHMLGDLTGRTLLVFPRRTARRLAGMLMRRPVVDPDSDEFSEMDQSAIKEAGNILSSAYMNALSDFMGMMLLPSPPALAVDMSNAVLTTTYLQFGSDRDYVFCVESEFYMNDTDEKLRGFFLLLPDPASLQAILKAVRVA